A genomic window from Anthocerotibacter panamensis C109 includes:
- a CDS encoding Fic family protein, producing the protein MTAIADEPVALMEPMLLEEGNRRLEDLAVDLISKASSLASQVNPGVRDAIGDLVRSMNCYYSNLIEGHDTTPQEIDRTLAEDFSLDPKQRSLQQPISKSSG; encoded by the coding sequence ATGACAGCGATAGCAGACGAACCGGTCGCGTTAATGGAGCCCATGCTACTCGAGGAAGGGAACCGCCGCTTGGAGGATCTAGCGGTAGACCTTATTTCCAAGGCAAGCAGTCTCGCTAGCCAGGTGAATCCTGGAGTGCGCGATGCGATTGGAGACTTGGTTCGCTCCATGAACTGCTATTACAGCAATCTTATTGAAGGACACGATACAACGCCCCAAGAGATTGACCGCACTTTGGCTGAGGATTTTTCGCTTGATCCGAAGCAACGTTCCCTGCAACAGCCCATATCGAAGTCCAGCGGTTAA
- a CDS encoding 16S rRNA (cytosine(967)-C(5))-methyltransferase, translating into MDEPNRSSTEPTTAAAPRTLAFLALRAVQRGAFADVALDRALHPGGLSAPDRRLVTELVYGCVKRERTLDALIDQLARKKTHQQPPDLRAILHLGFYQLRYLDHIPQAAAVDTTVELARQQKFGGLTGVVNGLLRQYLRLAAGGADPLVLPQDPIARLGVLYSFPDWILEVWLELLGLSQTEALCCWLNRTPHLDIRVNPLRATTEQVQAALETAGLSASARVGLPQALRVEGREGLHPKRLSAVGPIPSLPGFTQGWWMVQDSSAQWVGHLLDPKPGEVVVDACAAPGGKALHLAELMGDEGTVWACDRSPARLKRLAHNAQRLGMHSLEVCVGDSRDLPQFKGQADRVLLDAPCSGLGTLHRHADARWRQTPDSVQELAELQRTLLEEAASWVKATGTLVYATCTLHPAENERVIEDFLGRHPEWRVAVPELGAAVAATPEGWVKIWPQQQDMDGFFMVRLQRNG; encoded by the coding sequence ATGGATGAGCCCAACAGGAGCAGTACAGAACCAACAACAGCGGCGGCACCGCGCACTTTGGCTTTTCTTGCCCTGAGGGCGGTTCAGCGGGGGGCATTCGCCGATGTTGCCCTAGACCGAGCGCTACATCCGGGCGGGCTCAGTGCCCCGGACCGCAGGCTGGTGACGGAATTGGTCTACGGCTGTGTCAAGCGGGAGCGGACATTGGATGCCCTGATTGACCAGCTCGCGCGCAAAAAGACCCACCAACAACCGCCGGACCTCCGGGCTATCCTGCACTTGGGCTTTTATCAGTTGCGCTATCTCGACCATATTCCGCAGGCAGCAGCCGTCGATACGACCGTGGAACTCGCCCGACAGCAAAAGTTTGGCGGTCTGACGGGGGTCGTCAATGGTCTGTTGCGCCAATATCTACGCTTGGCAGCGGGCGGGGCAGACCCACTTGTTCTACCTCAAGACCCGATTGCCCGTTTGGGAGTCCTCTACAGCTTCCCTGACTGGATCTTGGAGGTCTGGCTAGAACTGTTGGGGCTATCGCAGACCGAAGCGCTCTGCTGCTGGTTAAATCGGACTCCCCATCTCGATATCCGGGTCAATCCACTGCGGGCTACTACAGAGCAAGTCCAAGCTGCGCTTGAAACAGCGGGTCTGAGCGCCTCCGCGAGGGTGGGACTTCCGCAGGCCCTGCGGGTGGAGGGTCGAGAGGGGCTCCATCCAAAACGGCTGTCGGCTGTCGGTCCAATTCCCTCGCTACCTGGGTTTACTCAGGGGTGGTGGATGGTTCAGGATAGCAGTGCCCAATGGGTGGGTCATTTACTGGACCCCAAGCCTGGAGAAGTAGTGGTGGATGCCTGTGCGGCACCGGGAGGGAAAGCACTCCATTTGGCGGAATTGATGGGGGATGAAGGAACGGTCTGGGCTTGTGACCGCAGTCCGGCACGGCTCAAAAGGCTCGCTCACAATGCCCAACGGTTGGGGATGCACAGCCTTGAGGTCTGTGTCGGGGACAGCCGCGACTTGCCACAGTTTAAGGGTCAGGCTGACCGGGTTTTGTTGGATGCGCCTTGTTCGGGGTTGGGTACGCTCCATCGCCATGCTGATGCGCGTTGGCGTCAGACACCTGACTCAGTACAGGAACTCGCTGAGCTTCAGCGGACGTTGCTGGAGGAGGCAGCTTCTTGGGTCAAAGCGACGGGCACCCTAGTCTATGCCACCTGTACCTTGCATCCGGCGGAGAATGAGCGGGTGATCGAGGATTTTTTGGGACGCCATCCTGAGTGGCGGGTTGCAGTGCCGGAGTTGGGGGCTGCTGTGGCTGCGACCCCGGAAGGGTGGGTGAAGATTTGGCCGCAGCAACAGGATATGGATGGTTTTTTTATGGTCCGGTTGCAGCGGAATGGGTGA